In Thermosulfurimonas sp. F29, the sequence GGGTTTGCGGGAGAGCATGGTGCGGATCTGAATGGGAGAGGTGTGGGTGCGCAGGAGGAATCCCTCCGGAAAGTAAAAAGTGTCCTGCATCTCCCGGGCCGGATGGTCCGGAGGGATGTTCAGGGCCTCGAAATTGTAGTAATCGGTTTCCACCTCCGGCCCGCGGGCCACGCTGAACCCCAGACGCAGAAAAATAGCACATATCTCCTGAAGCACCTGGGTGATGGGATGAAGTCTTCCCAGTTCGTAGGGACGACCGGGAAGGGTGAGGTCCACTCCCGGGGCCTCGTCCTCCGCGGCCCGAAGCAGGGCCTCCCGCCGTTGCCGGACGAGACCCTCGAGCTCCGCCTTGATTTCGTTCGCCCGGCGTCCGATGGTGCGCCGAAGCTCGGGAGGAAGATCCTTAAGAGTCTTGAGGATGGAGGTGAGAAGCCCCCTTTTCCCCAGATAACGAACCCGGAGTTCCTCCAGAACTTTTAAATCCCGGGCCCCGGAGAGTTCCTCAAGAGCCCGGGACCTCAGTTCCTCAAGCTCTTTTTCCGTCATAGGATTCACTCAGGGTTCTCCGACGCGGGGAGCCCCGAAAACCGCGACCGTCCATCCTCATTGCCAGGCCGCCTTGGCCTTCTCCACCAGTCTGGCAAAGACCTCGGGTTCGGTGATCGCGAGATTGGCCAAAATCTTCCGATCAAGCGCTACCCCGGCCTTGCGCAACCCCCCCATGAACCGGCTGTAGTTGAGGCCGTGGAGCCTGGCCGCCGCATTGATCCTTATCTGCCAGAGCCGACGAAAATCGCGTTTCTTCTGTTTCCGATCCCGATAGGCATACACCAGGGCCCGTTCCACCGTCTCACGGACCCGACGGAAACAATTCTTACGCTGTCCCCAGTAACCCTTGGCCATCTTAATCCACTTCTTGTGTCGCCTCCGGGTCTTAAACCCGCCTTTCGCTCGAGGCATCGCTCAAGCCCTCCCTTCCTCTTTTTTATTCTTATAACACCCGGCTTGAATTAAAACTTGTACGGGATCAGGCGCTTTACATGTTTGACATAGCCGCCCTCGAGGACCTTGTCGTGCCGAAGATTCCTCTTCCGCTTGGCGCTTTTCTTACGGTTAAGGTGACTCTTTCCGGCCCTAAAGTGAACGATCTTCCCCTTTCCCGTAACTTTAAACCGTTTGGCTGCCGAACGATTGGTCTTCATCTTATTTTTCTTGCCCATTCCTTCCCCCGAAAGCTGAAAATTTTCGTGCCGGCCCCGACCCCTGAGAAGGGAGGTTCTACTTTTTCACCGGAGCCAGAATCATGATCATCTGCCGCCCCTCCATGCGGGGGGCCATTTCCACCTGGCCCAAATCCTTAACCGCATCCTGAATTTTTTGCAAGACCTGATGGGCCAGCTCCGGATGGACGATCTCCCGGCCCCGGAAAAAGACCCGGATCTTGACCTTGTTGCGATCCTCGAGGAAACGCCGGATGTGCCGGATCTTGGTCTGAAGATCGTGCTCCTCGGTCTTGGGCCGGACCTTGATCTCCTTGAGTTCCACCTGCGTCTGGCGCTTCTTGGCCTCCTTGGCCTTCTTAGCCTCCTGGTAAAGGAACTGCCCGTAGTCCATGATCTTGCACACCGGGGGGTTGGCCTGAGGGGCCACTTCCACCAGATCCAGACCGTATTCCTCAGCCCTGGCCAG encodes:
- the pheS gene encoding phenylalanine--tRNA ligase subunit alpha, producing the protein MTEKELEELRSRALEELSGARDLKVLEELRVRYLGKRGLLTSILKTLKDLPPELRRTIGRRANEIKAELEGLVRQRREALLRAAEDEAPGVDLTLPGRPYELGRLHPITQVLQEICAIFLRLGFSVARGPEVETDYYNFEALNIPPDHPAREMQDTFYFPEGFLLRTHTSPIQIRTMLSRKPPLRIIAPGKVYRCDSDVRHTPMFHQVEGLLVDREVSFADLKGLLTYFAREIFGADTRVRFRPSYFPFTEPSAEMDIECVICKGGGCRLCGETGWLEILGAGMVHPHVFRAVGYDTEKWRGFAFGLGVERIAMLKFGIDDIRLFYENHLRFLEQF
- the rplT gene encoding 50S ribosomal protein L20, with protein sequence MPRAKGGFKTRRRHKKWIKMAKGYWGQRKNCFRRVRETVERALVYAYRDRKQKKRDFRRLWQIRINAAARLHGLNYSRFMGGLRKAGVALDRKILANLAITEPEVFARLVEKAKAAWQ
- the rpmI gene encoding 50S ribosomal protein L35, with amino-acid sequence MGKKNKMKTNRSAAKRFKVTGKGKIVHFRAGKSHLNRKKSAKRKRNLRHDKVLEGGYVKHVKRLIPYKF
- the infC gene encoding translation initiation factor IF-3; the protein is MGSIDKRKYRVNERIRAREVRLIGPDGKQIGIVPLREALARAEEYGLDLVEVAPQANPPVCKIMDYGQFLYQEAKKAKEAKKRQTQVELKEIKVRPKTEEHDLQTKIRHIRRFLEDRNKVKIRVFFRGREIVHPELAHQVLQKIQDAVKDLGQVEMAPRMEGRQMIMILAPVKK